The following are from one region of the Aequoribacter fuscus genome:
- a CDS encoding YbaB/EbfC family nucleoid-associated protein, with product MFKGGGLGDLMKQAQEMQAKMQSVQAEIEALKVVGESGAGLVKVTMNGRHDVTAVDIDPMVMTEEKAILEDLLAAAVNDAVRRVETQNREKMAEVTAGMNLPAGMKMPF from the coding sequence ATGTTTAAAGGTGGCGGCTTGGGCGATTTGATGAAACAAGCTCAAGAAATGCAGGCGAAAATGCAGAGTGTGCAAGCCGAGATTGAGGCCCTTAAAGTGGTGGGCGAATCGGGTGCGGGATTAGTGAAAGTGACGATGAACGGTCGGCATGACGTGACCGCTGTGGACATTGACCCGATGGTCATGACCGAAGAAAAAGCCATTTTGGAAGACCTGTTGGCCGCTGCGGTGAACGATGCCGTACGCCGTGTTGAAACCCAAAATCGAGAAAAAATGGCAGAAGTCACCGCGGGAATGAATCTTCCTGCGGGCATGAAAATGCCGTTTTAA
- a CDS encoding YcgN family cysteine cluster protein → MSWWNEQPLEALTVDQWEALCDGCAKCCLHKLEDAGTGKVYYTKIRCQFMNADSCQCECYDQRSERVPECIDLKKHEVSSLHWLPSTCAYRLRSEGKPLPEWHYLVSGDRNSVHRAGVSIRGRAISDEFVHPDGYDEHIIKWVE, encoded by the coding sequence GTGAGCTGGTGGAACGAGCAGCCACTCGAGGCACTCACGGTTGACCAGTGGGAGGCACTCTGCGACGGGTGTGCCAAATGCTGTCTGCACAAGCTTGAGGATGCCGGTACCGGTAAGGTTTACTACACCAAAATTCGATGCCAATTTATGAATGCAGATTCCTGCCAATGCGAGTGTTATGACCAGCGCAGCGAACGGGTACCCGAGTGCATTGATCTGAAAAAACATGAAGTCTCGAGTTTGCATTGGTTACCCAGTACCTGCGCCTATCGACTGCGTTCAGAGGGCAAGCCCTTACCCGAGTGGCACTACCTCGTAAGTGGTGACAGAAATAGCGTGCACAGGGCTGGTGTTTCGATTCGTGGTCGCGCAATTTCAGATGAATTTGTTCATCCAGACGGGTACGATGAGCACATCATTAAATGGG
- a CDS encoding YcgL domain-containing protein has translation MSVLTQIYASDRKPGYYLYVPKDANLQDLPEALIKPLGALRKSLLLMITPAQKLANADPVKVLESLTERGFYLQLPPKDDPLEALYS, from the coding sequence ATGAGCGTGCTGACGCAAATCTATGCCAGTGACCGCAAGCCCGGGTATTATTTGTATGTCCCCAAAGACGCGAATTTACAGGACTTGCCTGAAGCTTTGATTAAACCCTTGGGGGCGCTGCGTAAGTCCCTGCTTTTGATGATCACCCCAGCACAAAAGTTGGCTAACGCCGATCCTGTCAAAGTGCTCGAATCCCTGACGGAGCGAGGTTTCTATTTACAGCTCCCACCCAAAGATGACCCCTTAGAGGCGCTTTATTCGTGA
- the rnd gene encoding ribonuclease D, protein MIDSDSMWVANSDDLERTVASYQSNQAVVLDTEFVRERTYYPKPALVQLAGAGHISLVDPVAVTDASALSSLLESERTLKVVHSGSEDLEVFQAWLGCPIKGWFDTQVAAALLGYGYAIGYRNIVETFLGEELDKGETRSDWLQRPLSDSQLQYAIADVLYLEPVFERLYQEAEALGRVEWVLEEGARAVMGSQNASYDCRVKIGSAWKLPARGLLALMELCGAREQLAVSHNKPRGWILDDQSMMQIATALPSSKTQLRPLLSDKSRGAIRHVDRWLLAVSKAVDAPVDQLPEPVAPPMSAGQRQRMKLIKQRVVGWAADLNIAPEIIFNKSDYAMWVQWLEGGTISIPDHWTGWRRVLFTERLMHEFSRGE, encoded by the coding sequence TTGATTGATTCAGACAGTATGTGGGTTGCCAACAGCGATGACCTAGAACGCACGGTGGCGAGCTACCAGTCCAACCAGGCGGTTGTCTTGGATACGGAGTTTGTCCGTGAGCGAACCTATTACCCCAAGCCCGCTTTGGTGCAGTTGGCGGGCGCCGGACACATCAGTTTAGTCGACCCTGTTGCCGTCACCGATGCCTCAGCCTTGTCGAGCTTGCTTGAGTCAGAGCGCACGCTCAAGGTGGTGCATTCTGGGAGCGAAGATTTAGAGGTGTTTCAGGCATGGTTGGGTTGTCCGATCAAAGGCTGGTTTGATACGCAAGTTGCTGCAGCTCTGCTGGGCTATGGCTATGCGATAGGGTATCGCAACATTGTCGAGACCTTTTTGGGTGAAGAGCTCGATAAAGGTGAAACCCGGTCGGACTGGTTGCAGCGTCCACTCAGTGACAGTCAGCTGCAGTATGCGATCGCGGATGTTTTGTATCTTGAACCGGTGTTTGAGCGCTTGTATCAAGAGGCCGAAGCACTGGGGCGTGTAGAGTGGGTGTTAGAGGAGGGTGCGCGTGCGGTTATGGGCTCGCAGAACGCCTCTTATGACTGTCGCGTTAAAATAGGCAGCGCGTGGAAGCTTCCAGCTCGAGGCCTTTTAGCTCTGATGGAATTGTGCGGTGCGCGCGAGCAATTGGCTGTCAGTCACAACAAACCGCGAGGATGGATACTCGATGATCAATCGATGATGCAAATCGCTACAGCATTACCCTCGTCTAAGACGCAATTGCGCCCTTTGCTTTCAGATAAAAGCCGAGGCGCTATTCGCCACGTCGATCGTTGGTTGCTGGCTGTGTCTAAGGCCGTTGACGCACCTGTAGACCAATTGCCTGAGCCGGTGGCGCCGCCGATGAGTGCCGGTCAACGACAGAGGATGAAACTCATTAAACAGCGCGTTGTGGGCTGGGCCGCAGACTTAAACATTGCCCCCGAAATTATTTTCAACAAAAGTGACTACGCCATGTGGGTCCAGTGGCTGGAGGGTGGCACAATATCCATACCTGATCATTGGACGGGGTGGCGGCGTGTGCTGTTTACCGAACGTTTAATGCATGAATTTTCTAGAGGTGAATGA
- the recR gene encoding recombination mediator RecR yields the protein MKLTAIETLNQALRCLPGVGNKSASRMTLHLLQHNRGGALALAQALTDAVERVQYCDSCRNFSEEPVCQICQDSRRDASVICVVETPSDVTAIESTSTFKGRYHVLMGHLSPLDGVGPNDIGLDVLEARVAAGGITEVILATSSTVEGEATAHYIASMMRSKGVSASRLARGVPMGGELDYVDSSTLAQALSGRRPLD from the coding sequence ATGAAACTCACCGCAATCGAGACATTAAATCAGGCGCTTCGCTGCTTGCCCGGTGTGGGCAATAAAAGTGCGAGCCGTATGACCCTGCATTTGTTGCAGCATAATCGTGGTGGTGCTTTGGCGTTAGCACAGGCACTGACAGATGCTGTCGAACGGGTTCAGTATTGCGACAGCTGTCGCAACTTTAGTGAAGAACCTGTGTGCCAGATCTGCCAGGACTCGCGCCGCGATGCCAGCGTGATCTGTGTCGTTGAAACGCCCTCTGACGTGACTGCCATTGAATCGACCTCAACGTTCAAGGGGCGTTATCACGTGCTGATGGGTCATTTGTCACCTCTAGACGGCGTTGGGCCCAACGACATTGGTCTTGATGTTTTGGAGGCTCGGGTTGCTGCAGGTGGTATCACCGAAGTGATTCTCGCCACCTCTTCGACTGTCGAAGGTGAGGCGACCGCACACTACATCGCCAGTATGATGCGCTCTAAGGGCGTGTCTGCGAGTCGTTTGGCGCGGGGTGTGCCGATGGGCGGCGAACTGGATTACGTCGATAGTTCAACCCTAGCACAAGCCTTATCTGGAAGGCGTCCTCTTGATTGA